CGGCCATTTGCATAGGTGTCCGCAGATTTTGGCTTCCCGTTATCATACCATGTTTCGCATAAGCCGTTGCGCTGACCATTTGAATAGTTGATTTCGCTTTGTTTCTTACCATTTAAATACCAACGAGTTTCCAAACCATCCTGCTTTCCGTTTAAATAAGTAGTTGTTGATTGCTGCTGCCCGTCTTTGTACCAGGCGGTAGCTTCTGCCAGTGTACCTTGTTTTGTTTGTGTATAAGTTGTTTCAGCTTTTTTATTTTCGTCCATGTGCCATTCGAGTTTGGTACCGACAGGTTTGTTGTTTTTGTATTCAGCCTCAAAAAGTTTTTTCCCGTTATAATACCATTCGGCCCATTTTCCGTGCCGATTCCCTTTTTTATAGTTTTCTATTTTTATAGTATTGCCCTTGTTATCCCAATAAGTCCATGTACCATCTTTTTTGCCGTTATCATAT
This window of the Pseudomonadota bacterium genome carries:
- a CDS encoding toxin-antitoxin system YwqK family antitoxin — its product is MQAKNFTLGIIVSVLIMFISSTAVIGEEKIPGVREISSANEHYSVYEKDGKELKHGLYKKMHVNGQKLAEGLYDNGKKDGTWTYWDNKGNTIKIENYKKGNRHGKWAEWYYNGKKLFEAEYKNNKPVGTKLEWHMDENKKAETTYTQTKQGTLAEATAWYKDGQQQSTTTYLNGKQDGLETRWYLNGKKQSEINYSNGQRNGLCETWYDNGKPKSADTYANGRKTGKSTEWYDNGQKKTEGVYANGKDGLWSFWKKTGEIQKQVSYKKGRMIE